The Phaseolus vulgaris cultivar G19833 chromosome 5, P. vulgaris v2.0, whole genome shotgun sequence genomic interval GTAGATTCAAAAGCTAAATCTCGAAAAATGTGATAAGTTTTTTGTATTCTTGATGGAGATATATAAATGAGGAGCTCTTTCTCATGTTTTCATTTTGCATATGGGAGAGGGAACAAATCTTCAGAAAAtgtcattaaattaaaattaattaataaaaaacattaaatttttatttatgaaaataaaatgaagtgATAGAAAATATGGACCAAACCTAACCTAACCGAAATAAGGCATGAGTGGGGCCGTTACACAGTAAGTCGGTGTAAAGAACTAATATATAAAGGCGTCCTCCATATTCAATGGAGACATATTCTTTACTTTCATTTCGCTCTTCCATTACATCGTGTGTGTGTTTGTaagttttgtttctttttttttgccTCAACAACCTCTCTTgcaataatattaattaattattattagaaGTTAATTTCTAAAGATAGTGTTTATTTCTCcattttctgtttttgttttctccaGAGAGTCACGGCGGTGTGTGACTCTGCCATCTTATTCTAACAACAACAAAACTCATAGTTTCCTATTGAAATGGATTAGTTTAGTTATTATCTTGAATTTCTAACGCATGCAAGGAGTTCGATGAAATGCTTGAGAAGGGCATTGAATGAAATTTAGGTGTTAAactattgttttcttttatcataATGCAAACTTACATTAATTCATGTTTGTAATTTTGTTCACTTTCTTGTGATAGTGGCAAAGAAGAGAGAAGATGACAACTCAATTGGCAGCAACCCACCCTTCTCTTCTCCTCGTTCCCCCCTCTTATGTTTCTCCCTGTTTCACAAGGTATTCATGTATCCCACAACTTACAATTCactaattttctttttcctctcaTCTGATACATTTGCCGTTGTTGTGTATTTGTTGTCGTTCAATATTTACTATCTCATGATAACGCCTttgatttatattaatttaaacccacaatgaattaaaaaactggagccttttcttttcttgttttcaaTATCTTATATAGCTTTTTTTGTGGGGGAACCCAAGTTTGTAAGTACGTGGTTTAAGATGACCTAAACGGGAAAAGTATGACGAATTATATATTATCTTTCATAAAAGAACGATGTGCCACTGGAGTTTTTCATGTCGTAGACacaatttaaattgattttggCTATTGATCAATCCTCTTCTTTTTTATGATGTAGAATCTTGTTGTTGTCATAAATACTGAGGGTTGTGATTTCTAGCATTAAATTTTGAGATCATGGTTAATAGTCCTTGAGTTGTGGTGGTGGTTTTTCACCGTCCGTGATTTGGAGGTCCCCTTTGCCATTTGGGTAGAGCATAAGCCTTGAGGCGTTATGTAGGGtcattgtttgtattttttttaattttaagaaaatgatGGTTCAAGTATCTGCCTGTTGGAACTTAAATGGAAGGGTATTTGATTTTGTAGGTGTTGTGCTAACTTGGAAATGCGCTCATTAGATTAATCCCAGTTAGCTTATACACGAAATGACCTTGTTACAATGAGAAATTTGAATATCGGGGCACATCTTTAAGCTTTATTGTAGTAATTGTTGCATGTTTTAGAGATTTCTTTCAATATAATACTTGTATATGTCGGGCATCAAAACTTATGAGTGTTGGTGTTGTTATATCATTGTCTCTCATGCTTCTCTATTTGCATTTGATActcattttctttaaatttggttttaaacTAGGAATAAAGATTTGATTCCAAAAAGATGCTCTATAATCTACAAAAAAAAGAATTGTGCCATCACAGCTTTTGCAGGCAATTCTCTTGGTAAGTTAGCATCATGCTCCCCAGCATCTTTTAAGGATTTTCTATctgattttaatatttaaatttttccattaatttgattttaataaaacaagatctatataaaaaatatttgctaTTGGAATAATGAAATGAGAAGATATTTGAAACTTGTATGTTGATTTGATTAATCTCCTCGTTACATTTTGTTCGTTTCACTGTTAAGACATTTATTCACCATGGCATCTAACTGCTATCCCTTTTTGAAATTGCATGCATAGTTTAGTTTTAGTGCTTAAAAATTGTTTCTATTTTGTTTAATCCCCAAATTCTTTATATCACCAAAATCAACTGTCCAACTCACTGCAGTTTCATCGCCACTATTTGCTGCTAAAGAAGCTCGCCTCTCACTCAGACTTCCTGCGTCTCAAAGACGCAATTCTGATATCTGTGGACGAGCATTTATATATCATTCGTCTGGTTTCCGAATCCCAACAAATGCTGAGAAGCCAGAATGGTGGTGGAGGGCTTTATCATGTGTTCCCTATCTGATAGCATTGCAGACATCTGCAGCTGGGATTTATCTAGAACCTATCCTTGAAAAATTTCCATTGTTTCAGAGTTTGATTTTTTACATCCCAGGAGGTGTCAACCGATTACCAAACTGGTTCCCTATGTTATATTGCTATGTGGCTATTGTATGGGTGGTAAAAAACAAGGATTTTCCCCTTATCTTCAGATTCCATATAATGATGGGAATGTTGCTGGAACTTGCTCTGCAGATAGTGTGGATTTCAAGCAATTTCATGCCACTTATACACTTCAAGGGAACATTGGGAATGTATTACTGGGCTGGTGTGGCATTGGCATATATTTTTGTAATGATAAGGTGCATAAAGTGCGCGCTTCTGGGTACATTTGTGAGTTTTCCTGTACTTAGTGAATCGGCATTCCTTCATTCTTTATTCAGTTTAGGAGGATTTCAACGGCCTTTTTAGGATATGATCAAAGAGCATATGTACTTTACTAGCGGTTTTCCAGTTGAATGGAGGATTATCTCTATTGTTTGTGTTTGATAACCTTGTACAGAAAAAGATATCAAGATTATTTTTGAAGATTCCAGTAgctcttttatttttgttatcttTATCTTATGTTTGGGGTTATTGATTGTTTCTAGGTTCTTCTAGTGTTCTAGGCCcctttctttcattttcttattCAAACAAACTAAGCATTCAAATTacaaaaaatgttttcttattCAATGTGTGGTATGTTTTCTTCTCGTAATATGAAGCTGTCAATATGCAAATTATATCAAATACCACTACAGGGATGAAATGCTTATCATTAGGACTGTGTGGTAGATTAATAGGGAAAAGTTGCATATAACAAATTCAAAACAtaactaaaatgaaaaaaataaaaattaaatggcTTTTCAACTTCGTTGAAAATATCTCAGAAGTTTGGAAAATCCGTTTATAAGTCTTACACTGTTTGTCATATCTTCAATAGTTTTGTCTCACTTAAAAaggtaatttaaaaaattttaagaataaaattatgatgaaatttttgtttaaagtgaataatattttgaataaagtGATAATATTGATGCAATTTAAACAGATTTTGAagttaaaatattaacattataGAAGAGTAACTctaaaagaaaattttcatttttcttaaatttagatttattttgatttttaagaGTAGAAATCAAAGAAATTTACCTTCTAAAatgtctttaaaaaataaagcgAACGATCACAACTAATTTGAATCACGAGTACATCgtcaacattttttttccttttctttaaaTTTGTCAATCGATATTCTCTTATTACATTTCTTTTTTTCCCTCTCTTTCTTAAGGGTGTGTTTGTTTCCAATTATGAGGAGAAAGGAGGAAGAGGAAGTgagcgtttttttttttttttcaataaatttgagAGTGGGAAAGTGAATGAAGGAGAGGGTAAAGgccttttttctttcttcatacAAATGAAATACAAATGAAGAGAATTGTGATGATTTATATAGGATTATTGTATTTTACTCAAATACCCTTGTGCAtgcattttattacaatatacaaaattaaatattatatacattttgtaccgaccaggtagtcggaagtgatgacgtggcagtaagcgataacataggcgtgttgagcggaacacctggctgacagaagggaagtacatcgggaagtctgtgtagtcgccatttgttaagttggcgtgctccgatctctagcatatttaaccggcggtcaccatgcttgtgtcatagtcgccgtatgtgggTTTAGGCGACCAGGTGGTCAGAGACCGCCTAAAGGGGGACAttgccgaaagatcaggaaggcttgcttaGGGCCTTCAAGGGGTACAAGTACGAAGGACGAGGTTATCAgttgatcattccctagccagaggttaaggcaagggaacagttttccagaacatgcatgatgtgcaagtAATGCAGGttgtgatagcggcaggcgagaccacagagaaggtgtgcatggtgacaccccgtgctcgccactagaagagatcgcgctccaaggcagctatgcaccgagttactccttgcatgggtaacttagtcgaacagcctgaagagtagaagtgacgctcaagtagaggacgctccagatggtgacacgtgtacagccggatgcgagccacgtgttcagaggtgtaaccgtcaggagagagaaaatgcacaggtatataaggaattctaacgaacttctgaggtacgcgcgtttagaagacttctttacgcttttgagaacacttctttacgcttttggagcgagtgcaggcgagaaagagtaaaggtcctcctcgcctttgagcgagtgcaggcgagaaagagaaaaagttctcagtgcatccaggggggaggagatgtacaccctgggcaagttgaagcaccagataaagtccttctcgcctttgagcgagttcaggcaagataaagtccttctcacctcagagtgagttcaggccagataaagtccttctcgcctttgagcgagttcaggcaagataaagtccttctcgcctttgagcgagttcaggcaagatgaagtcCTCCTTGCCTTCGAGTGAGCGCAAGCGAGAAAGAGAGAAGTCCTCCTTGCCTTTGAGCAAGTGCAGgcaagaagaagtcctccttgCCTTTGGGCAAGatgaggcaccagaaaaagtccttctcacctcagagtgagttcaggcaagatgaactaaaaagtcaggggtgttcgtgaccttaaacgacgggaagggaaggaaaacgccttttcccctttaagtgaaacatcaatattgatttagtaagaccagagaaagcttccacgcttgtaggcggtgtgaaggcagataaaatccttctcgtcctgaacgagttcaggtatggcgtgaagggtgaaagaagtttaaaagataactaaggtaggttcaaagagaacacctcgctatccagctcattgttctgaaactcagggaggtagggAAGGATCcaaaaggcgcctctaccccccagatgagggaacaatagtcaagttatgaaggcaaagaaagttcacatcgccagaaccctacggCAATCAGAAGAGTTCCAGGCGATGACAGGGATAAGAGTCACTTTGttgggcagatcaggtaaactgtattgtgatactagtttaagttaaaacctgctgcctagtaggtaacttattgccttaagtttgcaagCTGTATTAAATGTTATCGTTTGAGagttaatagttgctcaagttttactttgagttaacagtttgataaattgttataagattaacagTTTGTTCAAGTTCAAAGCAGTGAGTAAACGGTTAAGCCCGAGGAATCGCtgagttaatttgtttaagcaaGTTTCACCGGTTATATTGATTAACCACACAGCGAGTAAGAAGTATTCAAAGAGAAGTATTAGAAAACGGCTTTTCAGCGTTGAAAGTTATACAAAGTGGCTATTCAAGTACATAAGCAGAAGAATTACATATAAAGTTCTTACAAACAAAAATAAGCGCCAAGTTTCAAAAAACAAGATGATGGAGGGAGGCAGTTAGTCTTCAgagggcacgatcttcccatccaccacctcgttgcagaTTGATACCATGGAGAGATCGAGCTCGGGATATTGGCACGAGACTTGCTCCAAagcggcgtcgaacccggcggcaaggacttgggcggagctttgctcgagctcttgagcttgtttcttcagctcgtcagtttgtttcttcagctcttcggTTTCTTCATGAGCCCGAGCAAGTTCTTCAGCAGCttttttgttttcctcccgAGCCTGAGCCAGCTCTACAGCGATCTTCGTGGCCTCCTCTCGAGCTTTGGCGAGCTCAGCCAcggtgtcgtccctctccttttcAACCTTCCCAAGGAGCACCTCCCGTTCTGCTAAcctcttttcaaggttttccaccttggtcgcatctgctttcattggagcctccaagttggccaccttgagcctgtaaggtacaagcttgctctccagctcgattttctcttgagcttggaggtgcagttttttgcgcagatcggaggcctccttacGCGCGCCCCTTAGTTCAGCGtccatggcgtcctccagccttgaatggTCGATCTCCGCCATCATCAGGTTGCAAGAAAGCTTTTCCGCCTCCATCCTTATCAGGCGGTTCGACTCCTTCAGCGCGGAattctcatcttggagcttcttgttgaactcctccacagcttttgatacaattgaggggagatcctctgccatcatcttcagcttGGCTGTGAAGGGCCCCAAGGTCTCTTCGATGGAGGGTGGGAGGCTTGAGTTTGTTGCTGGTGGAGGCGCTGGGGagcttggtgctgactttcaccaccaccctcttgagtttgaaGGGCAAGGGGAGCTTCGTGGCGTAGTGGTGAAGTCGGAGACTCTGTTATCAAAATTGGCGAGTTATGACCACCCTCATCTCCTCCTGGTGCGGTCCCAGCGatagaggtggttgaaggaggaccctctccagcagatacgaacggtgtggaggcgcttggagggttctcgATGAAGTTGGGGTCGTTGTTTTCAACCACCGGGGGTGCGACAGCCAAGGGTGTCGCTTGGACTGGTTGTGTtggagctggaggtgagggcggtgttggtgttgggagtgcAGGAGGTGAAGAGGGAGCCACCCTTGTCCTCTTggtgacgaggccatcctcaatcgcctcgtcatcttcttcttcttgtaccacttgaggagttttcctctttggcttcctcaaGACAAGCTTTTTCCTTTGAGGGGTGGGTAGTACCCCGGAAGAGGTTGCACCTCGGGGCGGGGTTTTGTCTTGAGTAGCGGCGATCGCCACCACCGGGTTAggcacggtttgggagcccgccgctaGTTTAtgggatcgggcgatcgccTTCAATTCTGCTAATTTCCCTTTttccaacatattatctgcatgaGGTAAAGAACGGTTGAGCAATCAAAACAGAATCAGATAATACAAGCATATTTATGCAGAGACGACATAAGCAATACATAGATGGAAAGATTAGAGTCAACACAAAGTAATAGAATGCCAAAGTAGAGTGGGGAAGACGCTGAGTTAAGTATTAACTTGAAGTGAAGGATTTGGTGTGGAGGTAGGAGCTAACCTATGTGTATTTCGAGTTGGCTTTCGAAGAACTCGTAGGGAATGATTGAGGCAGTGGGGAAGGTAATATTGGCGGCAGCTACGCTATTCCAGAAGAGGCAAAGGTCCTTGTCCAAttcccccatgttgtcagggctCCTTGGTCTTCTGAAGCTGTCCTTAGCGTCCTTGTCCCCCTTTTGTACCCAAtataaggggaagccgtcgagcagtgaaggatcttggtcgttttggcacaccttcacgaacttccccttccaatctttgtaagactgctggaagattgagaagatggatctcccagcaatcccgttcagactgACCCAGAGGCGATCTCCAGGGTTTTTTGCCtcaaataaaaagagaaagacGTCGACTGAGGCCGGTAACAGCATGTGTGCACAAAGAATTTGGAATGCCCTTATAAAcacccaactgttgggatgaagctgggcgggggcgatattgagctcggttagcagctctctctcgaagcgggtaaaaggaagcctaagcttcactttcttgaacacgGTGGTGTAAATGAAGCAGAACAAGTCGTCGTTGCTCCCCTTATCGTCCGCACAGATCGGTTCATCTGGGAAGCAGGGCAGCACGACCACTTTGCTATCATGCTCTTTATGGAAGGAAAGGTCGGGCTGGTCTcctttccttagtcggtgcacgcccaactctgtgtttattgaagaagtctcttttaacaaggttggggtggcccaagggtagagttcCTTGTAGTCTTTTGGAGGtagggaggctcctccggcgatcgGCGGAGTTGCCTGAGTGGGATTGGCGTGAGAAGAAGTAGGCCTCTCAACCTGGTTAGAAGGAGCACTAGAGGCTCGTTGTGGATTGcgcgctggtggaggatttgccccaggagcaaccctacgcacttggggtggagggttttgcgatgatggaggagagttagcggtggacttcgtgtgagccatcgcaAGAACTGCaagggaaaaagaaaaaggatgaAACGAAGCTAACAGAGAACGACTTgattgaggacgaagaagaCAGAGCGAACGAACAAGAGTTCGCTGGGATGAATGTGACGAAgaacgaagccctaagttacgagagaaggagaaaaggaaaaaacagcccacaacgtatgcttcagacagataatggatgatgcgaatcggttaaaatgcagcaaatatcaacagaagcgcaaggggtttaagggttttttcgaacgTTTTtagaagcgcaaacgacagctgaagacgaccgttgatgaagccacgtgtcgagtgatggaAAAAgaggttggtggagcgtcagaaaagcagagggtacggaCGTACGGAAATCCGtaccagcgccacgtagatcgacgatgacgtgaccttttagtcttttcgctagtcaagtctcagcttaagactggggggcttgtgtaccgaccaggtagtcggaagtgatggcGTGGCAGTAAGCGATAacataggcgtgttgagcggaacacctggctgacagaagggaagtacatcgggaagtctgtgtagtcgccaattgttaagttggcgtgctccgatctctagcatatctaaccggcggtcaccatgcttgtgtcatagtcgccgtatgtgggTTTAGGCGACCAGGTGGTCAGAGACCGCCTAAagggggacatcgccgaaagatcaggaaggcttgcttaGGGCCTTCAAGGGGTACAAGTACGAAGGacgaggttatcagatgatcattccctagccagaggttaaggcaagggaacagtttcccaaaacatgcatgatgtgcaagtaatgcagattgtgatagcggcaggcgagaccacagagaaggtgtgcatggtgacaccccgtgctcgccactagaagagatcgcgctccaaggcagctatgcaccgagttactccttgcatgggtaacttagtcgaacagcctgaagagtagaagtgacgctcaagtagaggacgctccagatggtgacacgtgtacagccggatgcgagccacgtgtccagaggtgtaaccgtcaggagagagaaaatgcacaggtatataaggaattctaacgaacttctgaggtacgcgcgtttagaacacttctttacgcttttgagaacactggagtacgctgagagagattttgcacggttccttgagttttagcttttctctcttagatttttggtggttccgtcactgacttgagcgtcggagcgcgatcagCCGCAGTGGcaccactctgtctttttcaggttcttgaggagaatcgaggtgtgaaggacggaagctagcgtggtgcaaagccaaTCCAGAgggagatacctttgacgtggcaagactcttgcactcgagtcaaccggcaggatcacatttatttaataatttcaaaaaaaaattaattatactattaataacccAACATAGGTTTCTAGCCTAGTTAGAGGGTGCACCAAGCCACATTTCTCACATTAAGCACATGCTTAAATGTGTAAAATGTAACCCTTTCTAGATCCATGATTAGTAGTGCCTGTTTAGGGAGTTAATTAGGCTTagtttgaatttcaaatttccTTCCCTCTGCTAATCACACAACACCTATCACTATAAATAGGTGGTCACCCCCTATTGTATTTCATCTTGAACTTTAGAAATGTTACTTTGCTTGAGTGAGAACCTGAGTGTTCAATTTTCTATGAGTCTTGTCTTGGAATGCTTTCAAGTGGTGATTTCTCCATTGCCTATCTTGGAATCCtctcctccaagtggcgtgaaatctTCCACTCTCATTTTCACCGAATCATCTTCATCCATCTAagtcttctcttctcttctaaTTGTAGTTTTTTtgttagtaattgttacttgtctttactagttttcttattttcaattttgtatcATGTCTTCTTCtagttgtgtgtgtgttttttgaagagaaccttcacacttacttaaccacttggttaagttcatgtcTAATGACGATTCTCGCTGAGTTGTCACTATAATTGTAAATTCAATATCTAATCCAAGTGGAACTTATAAACAATGTGTGTAATTCTAAATTCAACTCATATCAAACAACATCGTCAGTCATGTAAATCGTGTTACTCTTTTAGAAATTGTCCAAATACATAGACCAATGATTATCGTTATCTCTTGTAGACAAATCCTTGCACATGGACAACCATATCAGTTCAATTACTACATAAAACAATCATGAGTCTAGGTTTACGGTTGAGGGTTAAGGTTACATGATAAGATCATGATTAGGGTTAGGTTTAGTTTTAAGATTTTAGTTTAGGGTTAGTGTTAGGGACTTGGGTTAGGATTAGGGGTAAGGTTATGATTAGGTGAATATTTAAGGTTAGAGTTAGAATTAGGGATTTAGGTTAGTGTTAAGGGTTAAAGTTAGGCTTAAGGTTATGGTTATGGTTAAAATTAAGGTTATGAAGTTAGGTTAAGGGTTAAGACTATGGATAGGATTAGGTGAAGGCTTAAAATTGGAGTTATGATTAGGGTTATGGTTAAGGTTAAGGATTTGGGTTAAAATTAGGTGAAAGGTAGGGTTATTGTTAGGTGAATATTTATGGTTAGGTTTAAGGTTTAATTAGAGTCTACGTTAGGATTAGGGTTAGAGCTGCGCTTAGTATTAAGGATAGAGTAAAAAATTTGGGTTAAGCTTAAGGGTTAAAGCTAGGGCTAGGGTTAGGTGAAATATTTGGGATATGGTTAAGGTTGTTGACCAAGAAGCTTTGATGAATCTAATTTGTCTTGAAAACTTGAAGTTGTGTGTGTGTTTGGTTAGGTAGATTTTGATGTATCACTTTGTATTACATTATGATCCAAGTTCttgaaaataaatctttttaaaaagttgttttctaaatttgtgtattttttaatcaattgaTTCATATATTAGTTGAAAttacttatattcaattttgttGATTATAGTAAGTATTTTTAACAGTGATTTATTGTATCAAtcgattgaaaacactttttaAGAACttaaaatgatttgttttctattttgtattttttgttaaGTGAAATCAATTAGTTATTCCGATAAAAGAACTGatttaaaatttgttgattTCATCTGTTAAAAGAAAACAGTTAGttatttcaaaaatcaattaaatgtttttaacaaaattttgttatattaatcaatatgtttttaattgatacaactattttcattaaataataCTTTTACAAACTTGAAATTAACCTTGATGGAGAACTGTCTGATGTGGTAAAACCATCTCATGAGATCAATAATGGTTCTTTGATCAAAATGGGCTTTGCAAAAGGCAAATGATTCATGGGAAAAGTAAAGGTGTTGATGATGATTACAACATGAAAGCCTTACTTGCTTATGAACTTCCTGTTGACCGTGACATACCTATGTCACAGTTTGAAAAGTTGATGATCAATCACATGGATACCATGCAAATGACCAGAAGGAGcattatgatttttttgttgCAAGATTgaagcatatttttttttatcaacatatGGGTGATCAAATTAAGGATGTTCAGACTCAATTTGTTGAATTCCACTATGGCATAGAGCTTTAAAGGATATTGCTTATGTTGTTTAATTCTCTAGACATTTTACATTGTTTATGTCTTCATTTGTCTATTTGTTGAAGACAAAAAGGGGAGAATATTTGGATGTTTGTTGTAATATTTTACTGTTATTATTTTTgcataatttttctattttatgatttattatTTGTAGAAATTGTGTTTCTGTATAGTTGGGTTGGTTATCCTACTAttcttgtatattttttattgttttggtcTTTCCTTTATGTTTTTGCAGGATCTCCTTGTCAAAATCTACAACACAACACTAGGGAATTTTCTTCATCAactagggggagattgttgaccAAGAAGCTTTGATGAATCCAATCTGTCTTGAAGACTTGAAGTTGAGTGTGTGTTTGGTTAGGTAGATTTTGATGTATGACTTTGCATTACATTAT includes:
- the LOC137835230 gene encoding protein TIC 20-IV, chloroplastic-like isoform X1, translated to MTTQLAATHPSLLLVPPSYVSPCFTRNKDLIPKRCSIIYKKKNCAITAFAGNSLVSSPLFAAKEARLSLRLPASQRRNSDICGRAFIYHSSGFRIPTNAEKPEWWWRALSCVPYLIALQTSAAGIYLEPILEKFPLFQSLIFYIPGGVNRLPNWFPMLYCYVAIVWVVKNKDFPLIFRFHIMMGMLLELALQIVWISSNFMPLIHFKGTLGMYYWAGVALAYIFVMIRCIKCALLGTFVSFPVLSESAFLHSLFSLGGFQRPF
- the LOC137835230 gene encoding protein TIC 20-IV, chloroplastic-like isoform X2, which translates into the protein MFLPVSQVSSPLFAAKEARLSLRLPASQRRNSDICGRAFIYHSSGFRIPTNAEKPEWWWRALSCVPYLIALQTSAAGIYLEPILEKFPLFQSLIFYIPGGVNRLPNWFPMLYCYVAIVWVVKNKDFPLIFRFHIMMGMLLELALQIVWISSNFMPLIHFKGTLGMYYWAGVALAYIFVMIRCIKCALLGTFVSFPVLSESAFLHSLFSLGGFQRPF